One window from the genome of Pseudonocardia hierapolitana encodes:
- a CDS encoding methyltransferase codes for MVDIPDPTVLYRVRDSVYAADLLIAAVAELDLFTWLAGHGPVPATELCAGLGLAERPADVLLTYCAALGLVDRDVDADDRIALAELGRLHLVAGSPFDLRAYYGSLVERPAVRELAKVLRTGSPAAWASTGAGGDQDWSGRLDDPAFAERITAAMDARGAFLAPALAAAIRDLPVTALLDVAGSSGVYSAAVLADRAHGRAAVFERPPVDAAARTLLRSRGLADRIEVITGDMFADPFPAGFDAHLYSHVLHDWDAPRVERLMASSFVALAPGGWLIEHDTHVDADKCGPLAVAEYSVLLMHSTPGKCWSVRELAEMAARAGFVDVEHRPTAGDRGVLLARKPAR; via the coding sequence GTGGTCGACATCCCCGATCCGACCGTCCTCTATCGGGTACGCGACAGCGTGTACGCCGCGGACCTCCTCATCGCCGCCGTCGCCGAGCTCGACCTCTTCACGTGGCTGGCCGGCCACGGCCCGGTACCCGCCACCGAGCTGTGCGCCGGACTGGGGCTGGCCGAGCGGCCGGCCGACGTGCTGCTGACGTACTGCGCCGCGCTCGGTCTCGTTGACCGCGACGTCGACGCGGACGACCGGATCGCGCTCGCCGAGCTCGGCCGCCTACACCTGGTGGCGGGTTCACCGTTCGACCTCCGCGCCTACTACGGCTCGCTGGTCGAACGGCCCGCCGTGCGCGAGCTGGCGAAGGTGCTGCGGACGGGGTCGCCCGCGGCATGGGCCAGCACCGGTGCGGGCGGGGACCAGGACTGGTCGGGCCGCCTCGACGACCCGGCCTTCGCCGAGCGGATCACCGCGGCCATGGACGCACGTGGTGCCTTCCTCGCCCCCGCACTCGCCGCAGCGATCCGCGACCTCCCGGTCACGGCGCTCCTCGACGTCGCGGGCAGCTCGGGCGTGTACTCGGCCGCTGTGCTGGCCGACCGCGCCCATGGGCGTGCCGCGGTGTTCGAGCGCCCACCGGTGGACGCGGCCGCGCGGACCCTCCTGCGGTCCCGTGGACTGGCGGACCGCATCGAGGTGATCACCGGTGACATGTTCGCCGATCCCTTCCCCGCCGGGTTCGACGCGCACCTGTACTCGCACGTCCTGCACGACTGGGACGCGCCCCGCGTCGAGCGGCTCATGGCCTCGTCGTTCGTGGCGCTGGCGCCCGGCGGGTGGCTGATCGAGCACGACACCCACGTCGACGCCGACAAGTGCGGGCCGCTCGCCGTGGCCGAGTACTCGGTACTCCTGATGCACTCGACGCCAGGAAAGTGCTGGTCGGTGCGCGAGCTGGCCGAGATGGCCGCGCGCGCCGGGTTCGTCGACGTCGAGCACCGGCCGACGGCGGGCGACCGGGGAGTGCTGCTCGCCCGCAAGCCGGCTCGATGA
- a CDS encoding transposase — protein MTALPDARPGLRSDARRNRRRLLESAREVMREQGLDASLGEIARRAGVGNATLYRHFPTREVLCEAVFAEYGSELEEIRERVLQIPDAWDALTTWLEETGAAFATDKAFADLVTRGMAESPALNELCMRAMGLAETLFRNAQRQGAVRADVEFTDLMVVMYALQQVVAATAQVAPDAWRRHLAIALDGLRPRDGGAPLPPVAVTFEQLVAIGECPQPRDAVERAADPEPCLPIAGVERVPAISDELWELIEPALPSSAGRRGRPSRDHRQTLEGIFWRYRTGCPWRDLPVEFGPWQTLWKRHRRWSAEGVYQRILERLVQS, from the coding sequence ATGACCGCACTCCCCGATGCCCGGCCCGGGCTGCGCAGCGACGCTCGGCGCAACCGCCGCCGCCTGCTGGAATCCGCCCGGGAAGTGATGCGCGAGCAGGGTCTCGACGCCTCGCTGGGGGAGATCGCGCGCCGAGCGGGTGTGGGCAACGCCACACTGTATCGGCACTTTCCGACCCGGGAGGTGCTGTGCGAGGCGGTCTTCGCGGAGTATGGCAGCGAGCTGGAGGAGATCCGCGAGCGCGTCCTGCAGATCCCCGACGCGTGGGACGCGTTGACCACCTGGCTCGAGGAGACCGGCGCCGCGTTCGCCACCGACAAGGCGTTCGCCGACCTGGTCACCCGCGGTATGGCGGAGTCGCCCGCGCTCAACGAGCTGTGCATGCGCGCGATGGGCCTCGCCGAGACCCTGTTCCGCAACGCGCAGCGCCAGGGCGCGGTCCGCGCCGACGTCGAGTTCACCGACCTGATGGTCGTCATGTACGCGCTGCAGCAGGTGGTGGCCGCCACCGCGCAGGTGGCTCCCGACGCGTGGCGGCGCCACCTGGCCATCGCGCTCGACGGGCTCCGGCCGCGCGACGGTGGTGCCCCGCTGCCGCCGGTCGCGGTCACCTTCGAGCAGCTCGTCGCGATCGGGGAGTGTCCGCAGCCCCGCGACGCCGTCGAGCGCGCCGCGGATCCGGAGCCGTGTCTCCCGATCGCGGGGGTCGAGCGCGTGCCCGCGATCAGCGACGAGCTGTGGGAGCTCATCGAGCCGGCGCTCCCGTCGAGTGCGGGCCGGCGGGGACGGCCGTCGCGCGACCACCGCCAGACCCTCGAGGGCATCTTCTGGCGCTACCGCACCGGCTGCCCGTGGCGGGACCTGCCCGTCGAGTTCGGCCCGTGGCAGACGCTGTGGAAGCGCCATCGGCGCTGGTCGGCGGAAGGGGTCTACCAGCGGATCCTGGAGCGGCTCGTCCAGAGCTGA
- a CDS encoding MDR family MFS transporter, whose protein sequence is MTKSLDDELVRADERRTDGARPTPPPSKPPAPPPPPAPPATGWGLPLAVLITGMFMSVLDLSIVNVAIPSIRKDLGASIESVQWISTAYSLTEGVMVPASAWLGARFGLKRLYVALIVLFTIASLLCALSTGLGGLIGFRILQAIPGGVLPVTCMTILFRIVPKEKLGAAMGMYGLGIVVAPGIGPTLGGYLVEHTNWRVIFLINVPVGILGAIAAALWLTKFPAEKSKPFDYVGFLCIAASLFSLLLALEEGDNWGWTDYRTVMLFLGAAVFMALFIVVELHVEHPVLDIRVFKYWPYVNSLLLISAMSIGLFAVLFYVPSFLQDAQGWTPLNTGITLLPQALAMALLMPFAGLLYDKIGARLPAVFGLALVGSGILLLSRINVDITRGELILGMVVMATGMALGMMPIMTGGLSVLPPDVSDSGSAFNTLTQRVSSALGLAMMTALVQDNSAQFMADRSNLMESGSSPEYIEMQQQGTTGLLPMYQEMAGQVQAAAYSSGFFIAGSLTLVGVVLALFLRSGKPAGGGDRPVAH, encoded by the coding sequence ATGACCAAGTCGCTGGACGACGAGCTCGTCCGCGCGGATGAGCGGCGCACGGACGGCGCGCGCCCCACCCCGCCGCCCAGCAAGCCGCCGGCCCCTCCGCCGCCGCCCGCTCCCCCGGCGACGGGGTGGGGCCTCCCGCTCGCCGTGCTGATCACCGGCATGTTCATGTCCGTGCTGGACCTCAGCATCGTGAACGTCGCGATCCCGTCGATCCGCAAGGACCTGGGCGCCAGCATCGAGAGCGTCCAGTGGATCAGCACCGCCTACAGCCTCACCGAGGGCGTCATGGTGCCGGCCAGCGCGTGGCTGGGCGCGCGGTTCGGCCTCAAGCGCCTCTACGTCGCGCTGATCGTGCTCTTCACGATCGCGTCGCTCCTGTGTGCCCTGTCCACCGGGCTGGGCGGGCTGATCGGGTTCCGGATCCTGCAGGCGATCCCCGGTGGGGTCCTGCCCGTGACCTGCATGACCATCCTCTTCCGCATCGTGCCGAAGGAGAAGCTCGGCGCCGCGATGGGCATGTACGGGCTGGGCATCGTCGTCGCGCCGGGCATCGGCCCCACGCTCGGCGGGTACCTCGTCGAGCACACGAACTGGCGGGTGATCTTCCTGATCAACGTGCCGGTCGGCATCCTCGGCGCGATCGCGGCCGCCCTCTGGCTGACGAAGTTCCCGGCCGAGAAGAGCAAGCCCTTCGACTACGTCGGGTTCCTCTGCATCGCCGCCAGCCTGTTCTCCCTGCTGCTCGCGCTCGAGGAGGGCGACAACTGGGGATGGACCGACTACCGCACCGTGATGCTGTTCCTCGGCGCGGCCGTGTTCATGGCGCTGTTCATCGTGGTCGAGCTGCACGTCGAGCACCCCGTGCTCGACATCCGGGTCTTCAAGTACTGGCCGTACGTCAACTCGCTCCTGCTGATCAGCGCGATGTCGATCGGCCTGTTCGCGGTGCTGTTCTACGTCCCGTCCTTCCTGCAGGACGCGCAGGGCTGGACCCCGCTGAACACCGGCATCACCCTGCTGCCGCAGGCCCTCGCGATGGCGCTGCTGATGCCGTTCGCCGGCCTGCTCTACGACAAGATCGGCGCCCGCTTGCCGGCCGTCTTCGGGCTGGCGCTGGTCGGGAGCGGGATCCTGCTGCTGTCCCGGATCAACGTCGACATCACCCGTGGGGAGCTCATCCTCGGGATGGTCGTCATGGCCACCGGGATGGCACTGGGCATGATGCCGATCATGACCGGCGGCCTGTCCGTCCTCCCGCCGGACGTCTCCGACAGCGGCAGCGCGTTCAACACGCTCACCCAGCGCGTGAGCTCCGCGCTCGGCCTCGCCATGATGACCGCGCTCGTCCAGGACAACAGCGCGCAGTTCATGGCCGACCGGTCCAACCTGATGGAATCCGGATCGAGCCCCGAGTACATCGAGATGCAGCAGCAGGGGACCACCGGCCTGCTCCCGATGTACCAGGAGATGGCCGGGCAGGTCCAGGCGGCGGCCTACAGCAGCGGGTTCTTCATCGCCGGCTCGCTCACGCTGGTCGGCGTGGTCCTGGCGCTCTTCCTGCGCTCGGGGAAGCCCGCCGGAGGCGGCGACCGCCCCGTAGCCCACTAG
- a CDS encoding YeeE/YedE family protein, which produces MTTAPARSFLAPAPTCAVPPVPDPAAPAQWRPLAAIGVLGAALVSYVGLAHGARQAVLLALGVGLGVALFHSRFGFTSAWRQLVAVGNGAGLRAHAVLLGTTATLFALIIGTGTGLFGSEPAPSAGPLGVGLVLGAFLFGIGMQLGGACASGTLFAVGSGQSTIVLTLFGFITGSVLYTWAYPLVSDLPALPALVLSEHIGWFGSWAVTIVALLAVVAVSRAVQARRNPPPTGVPPTARGAARILRGSWPLWVGAVTLAVLGAGVLVVSGGAWGITSAFALWGAKALQAIGLHPETWAYWQQPAQAKSLAGPVLADKTSLTDIGIMIGAALAATAGGAWVMHRSIPWRTALAAVIGGIVMGIGARLASGCNIGAYLAGIASGSLSGWVWGLAALAGTWVGLRARSLFGLANPKPSDSVC; this is translated from the coding sequence GTGACGACCGCACCTGCCCGCTCGTTCCTCGCACCCGCGCCCACCTGCGCGGTCCCGCCCGTCCCCGATCCCGCCGCGCCCGCACAGTGGCGCCCGCTCGCCGCGATCGGCGTGCTCGGCGCCGCGCTCGTCAGCTATGTCGGGCTCGCCCACGGCGCCCGGCAGGCGGTCCTGCTCGCGCTCGGCGTCGGGCTCGGCGTCGCCCTCTTCCACTCCCGCTTCGGCTTCACCTCGGCCTGGCGCCAGCTCGTGGCCGTCGGCAACGGGGCGGGCCTGCGCGCCCACGCCGTGCTGCTCGGCACGACCGCCACGCTGTTCGCCCTGATCATCGGCACGGGCACGGGCCTGTTCGGGTCGGAGCCCGCGCCGTCGGCCGGGCCGCTCGGGGTCGGGCTCGTGCTCGGCGCGTTCCTGTTCGGGATCGGCATGCAGCTCGGCGGCGCCTGCGCGTCCGGCACGCTGTTCGCCGTCGGCTCCGGCCAGAGCACGATCGTGCTGACGCTCTTCGGCTTCATCACGGGATCGGTCCTCTACACCTGGGCCTACCCGCTGGTCTCCGACCTGCCTGCGCTGCCGGCCTTGGTCCTGTCCGAGCACATCGGCTGGTTCGGGTCGTGGGCGGTCACGATCGTGGCGCTGCTCGCCGTCGTCGCGGTCAGCCGGGCCGTGCAGGCCCGCCGCAACCCGCCGCCCACCGGCGTGCCGCCCACGGCGCGGGGTGCGGCCCGGATCCTGCGCGGGTCGTGGCCGCTGTGGGTCGGTGCGGTGACCCTCGCCGTGCTCGGCGCGGGTGTGCTCGTGGTCTCGGGCGGTGCCTGGGGCATCACGAGCGCGTTCGCGCTGTGGGGCGCCAAGGCGCTGCAGGCGATCGGCCTGCATCCGGAGACGTGGGCCTACTGGCAGCAGCCCGCGCAGGCCAAGTCGCTCGCCGGCCCGGTTCTCGCCGACAAGACCTCGCTCACCGACATCGGGATCATGATCGGGGCGGCGCTCGCGGCCACCGCCGGTGGGGCCTGGGTGATGCACCGGTCCATCCCGTGGCGCACAGCGCTGGCCGCGGTGATCGGCGGGATCGTCATGGGGATCGGCGCGCGGCTGGCCAGCGGCTGCAACATCGGGGCGTACCTGGCCGGCATCGCGTCCGGCAGCCTGTCCGGCTGGGTCTGGGGCCTCGCCGCACTGGCCGGCACCTGGGTGGGCCTGCGCGCCAGGAGCCTCTTCGGCCTGGCCAACCCGAAGCCGTCCGACTCGGTCTGCTGA